The genomic window CATGGCCACGGCCATCGAAGCCCTCGGCATGTCGCTGCCCTACTCGGCCAGCGCCCCGGCCGAAACGCCCGAGAAATTAGACGAATGTGTGAAGGCCGGCGAAGCGATCCGCGTGCTGTTGGAACGCGACATCAAACCGCGCGACATCATGACCCGCGCGGCGTTCGAAAACGCCATGGTCACCGTGATGGCCTTGGGTGGCAGCACCAACGCCGTGCTGCACTTGATCGCCATGGCCCGCAGTGTCGACGTGCCGCTGTCGATCGATGACTTCCAAGCCGTCAGCGACCGCGTGCCTTACTTGGCCGACCTGAAACCCAGCGGACGCTTCGTGCAAGAAGACCTGCACTCCATCGGCGGCACGCCGGCGGTGATGAAATACCTGTTGGACGAAGGCCTGCTGACCGGCGACTGCATGACCGTGACGGGTAAAACCCTGGGTGAAAACGTGGCCGACCTGCCGGGTTTGAAAGAGGGCCAGAAGATCGTCCGTCCGGTCAGCAACCCGATCAAATCCAGCGGACACATCCGCATCCTCCGCGGCTCGCTGGCCCCCGGAGGCGCGGTGGCCAAGATCACCGGCAAAGAAGGCCTGCAATTCAGCGGACCGGCCAAGGTGTTCGACAGCGAAGAAGATATGCTCAAGGCGCTCGAAGACAAACAGATCAGCAAGGGCGACGTGGTCATCATTCGCTACGAAGGTCCCAAAGGCGGTCCCGGCATGCCCGAAATGCTGACCCCCACCAGCGCCATCATGGGCGCCGGCCTGGGCGCCGACGTAGCCCTGCTGACCGACGGACGCTTTTCCGGCGGTTCGCACGGATTCATCGTCGGCCATATCACGCCCGAAGCTCAGGAAGGCGGACCGCTGGCCTTGGTGCAAGACGGCGACGTCGTCACCATCGACGCCGAGACAAACGCTCTGGATGTAGACGTCAGCGAACAGGAACTGCAACAACGCCGCGACGCCTGGGTGGCGCCGCCGCTGAAAGCCAACCGCGGCACGCTGTATAAGTACATCAAGAATGTCAAAAGCGCCAGCGAAGGCTGCGTGACGGACGAATAAGTCGCCGCAGAGGAGCGGGCACTGTTAGCGGCGAGTAAAGCCTGGGGTGCCAACTCAGGCAATGGTCTTGGTGTTAGTCCCGAAGGGACGGCGGCGTGTAGCCATGGGCGCAAGCCCATGGTGAGGCGAAAACACCTCGCACCAAGCCCCCATAGGGCGACGGCAGTCCGCGATGGCCCCGCAGCGATGTCGTCCCGTTGGGACTTTGCGTCGCGGGTGTCAACGGTTCCATGGGCTCGCGCCCTGCTGATTACCCAATTCTTTTTTTGAAATCGCAAAAAAACACCGCGATTTCGGCACGCTTTTTGCGCCTCGTGTTACCTATTTTTACACGATAGGAGCGCGATTGATGACCATTGAACCAGCCACGATTGAGCACGAATTTGACACCATCGACTTCGGCCATAAAAGCCGTAACGATCGATCGAAAGAACTTCTCCAGGCCCTCTTCGCCAATCCTCAAGCGAGCATTAATGCGGCTTGCGATAAATGGTGTGCTGCGAAAGGGGCTTACCGGTTCTTGGATAACCCCAAGGCCGATAGCCAGGAAATTCTTGCTGCGCACCGTCGGGCGACGATCAAGCGGATCAAGTCCCAGAAGGTGGTTTGCGTGGCCCAAGACACGACGGAGTTAGACTTCAACGGTCACGCCCCCGACGATGTGAAGTGCCTAAACATGGCAGACCGACGGGGATTGTATGACCATAGCTCTGTAGCCTTTACGCCCGAGAAGCTTTGTCTGGGCGTGCTGGATGTGGAGTTCTTTGATCGTAGTGAAGACAGCCTAGGAAAGGGCAGTCAACGGAAGAGTGATCCGATCGAAGAGAAGGAAAGTTTTCGATGGCTTCAAGGCTATCGCCGATGCTGTGAATTGGCCTCACAGTGCCCGGAGACTCAAGTTGTTTCTTTAGCGGATCGCGAAGGTGACATCTACGACATCTTTGTTGAAGCTGAACAGCACGATAATCCGGCCGACTTCGTGATTCGCAGCAAGCAAGTCCGGTGTTTGCCTGAAAAAGACGACGAAGCCGGTGGCGACAGCTACAAGAAGATCCGATCCGAAGTTGCAAAAACAGATCTCGTTACAACGCGGCAAGTCGAGTTGCCAGCCACTGCCCAACGTGCCGCCCGAATGGCCACTCTAGAAATCCGTGCCATTCGCACAAAGATAAAACCGCCCCATGCACGACGCTCGGCTATTCCGGAAGTGACGCTCAGCGTAGTGCTCGTTCAAGAGGTCGACGGGCCGCAGGATGGAACCGACCTGAACTGGCTGCTATTGAGCTCCCTTCCGATTGACGATTACCGAGATGTATTGCGGATTGTTGACTACTACGTCGCACGGTGGCCTGTCGAAATGTTCTTCCGAGTACTCAAATCGGGATGCCGCGTTGAGGACATCCAGCTGAAAACCAAAGCCAGGCTGATTCGCGCGTTGATGTTTTACAAAGTTGTTGCATGGCGGATCATGTTTATCACATTCCTCGGACGCGAGTGTCCTGAGTTGCCATGCGATGTTGTATTCAGCGACGCTGAATGG from Roseimaritima ulvae includes these protein-coding regions:
- a CDS encoding IS4 family transposase, yielding MTIEPATIEHEFDTIDFGHKSRNDRSKELLQALFANPQASINAACDKWCAAKGAYRFLDNPKADSQEILAAHRRATIKRIKSQKVVCVAQDTTELDFNGHAPDDVKCLNMADRRGLYDHSSVAFTPEKLCLGVLDVEFFDRSEDSLGKGSQRKSDPIEEKESFRWLQGYRRCCELASQCPETQVVSLADREGDIYDIFVEAEQHDNPADFVIRSKQVRCLPEKDDEAGGDSYKKIRSEVAKTDLVTTRQVELPATAQRAARMATLEIRAIRTKIKPPHARRSAIPEVTLSVVLVQEVDGPQDGTDLNWLLLSSLPIDDYRDVLRIVDYYVARWPVEMFFRVLKSGCRVEDIQLKTKARLIRALMFYKVVAWRIMFITFLGRECPELPCDVVFSDAEWKSVWKVAKESEPPKSAPELSQFIPVLAQLGGYNGRKHDGPPGMETIWRGTRRMMDFALAWQAFGPPKSSVH
- the ilvD gene encoding dihydroxy-acid dehydratase; this translates as MNAPINQYSRRVTQPKSQGASQAMLYGTGMTPEDMDKPQIGIGSVWYEGNTCNMHLLKLGEKVKEGVQQAGMVGMRFNTIGVSDGISMGTEGMSYSLQSRDLIADSIETIMGGQWYDALIALPGCDKNMPGCLIAMGRLNRPSIMVYGGTIRPGHYKDEKLDIVSAFQCYGQFLAGQISDEERQEIVRHSCPGAGACGGMYTANTMATAIEALGMSLPYSASAPAETPEKLDECVKAGEAIRVLLERDIKPRDIMTRAAFENAMVTVMALGGSTNAVLHLIAMARSVDVPLSIDDFQAVSDRVPYLADLKPSGRFVQEDLHSIGGTPAVMKYLLDEGLLTGDCMTVTGKTLGENVADLPGLKEGQKIVRPVSNPIKSSGHIRILRGSLAPGGAVAKITGKEGLQFSGPAKVFDSEEDMLKALEDKQISKGDVVIIRYEGPKGGPGMPEMLTPTSAIMGAGLGADVALLTDGRFSGGSHGFIVGHITPEAQEGGPLALVQDGDVVTIDAETNALDVDVSEQELQQRRDAWVAPPLKANRGTLYKYIKNVKSASEGCVTDE